The following nucleotide sequence is from Acidovorax radicis.
GCCCCGATCAGTTTTTGTGCGAGCTTTACAAACTCTTGATCGCCATCCATCGTTTTGCGATTGGTCGACAAGGCCATGGTGGCGTGGGTCTGGCCATCTTTCGGAGCCACCCACACCCATATGCGCCGCTCGCGCACATAAAGCATGGCAAAAACGCCCAAAATCAGCAAGGCGCAGCCCAAATAGACAATGTTCTTGCCAGGGGCTCGCGCCACCTGGAACACACTGGCCTGAACCTGCGTGAAGTCCTTGAGTTCAAAAGCCAGCGGCGCCGGGTAGATTTGCGCATCGCTGAGCGAGAGCACGGACTGCGTCATGAAACTCTGCGTCTGTGCGCTCTGCGCCAACGGCGGCAGCCCTGCGCGCTGGCGGGAGAGTTGCGCCACCTCAAACAACGCACCGTTGAGGATGCGGACCAACACCTCGCCAGCGCGTGCGCGCTCGGCCTCGGGCACGTTGGCCTCCATGAAATCGGACACCGCCTGCAGCCCGCCCGTGGGCTTGCCATCGACCAGGCCATGGCCCGCAAACAGTGCCAATGCACGCGACGCGGATTGCTGCAATTGCACAGCCAGCTCGGTACGCGATGTGTCGATGGCCTGCGCTACATAGCGGCGCACCGCTTCGTCACGCGCCTCCGGGTCGGCCAGCGCAGCTTTCATGCGCATGAAACCGTCCATGCTGCCCTTGTCGTCGGCGGGCACCCGCAAGTAGCGAAAGGGTTCGGCGGGCGACTCACGCACTCCCAGCAAAAACACGGGCACGCCGTCCCCCGTGTCGACGGGCAACATGTAGTTGTGAAACTCCCGCGCCTGGCCTGCCTGATCGCGCAGCTTGTAGCTCACGCTCGGGCCCACATTGCGCAGCTCCTTTTTGGTGGTTGTCTTGTTGGCCGCGCCCAGGCGCGATTCCACCGAGTCGCGCAAGTCCACCTTGCGGACATCCACCCCACCGGCTGCAGGGCCGGTGTCACCAAAATTCTCGACGTTGATGGTGCGCAATGCGGTGAACTCCAGCGTCAGGGTTTCACTGCCCGGTCCACCGCCTTTGTTGGTGAGCTGCGTGGAGTTGCCCACCACACCTTCCACATCAAAACCCTTCGCACCGGGCACCATGGGGATGGCATGCAACTTCAGCTGCGAGCCACCGTCATCGAAGCTCGACTGGTAGATCTCGACGCCCTTGTAGCTCGCGGGGTGGTTCACCTCCACGCGCGCCGGCATTTTTTCGCCCGTGACCTTGTCGTGGATGATGATCTCGCTGGCGAACAGCTTGGGCATGCCGGTGGAGTAGTACTCCACGATGAATTTCTTGAGCTCGATGGCAAAGGGCAAATCCTGCAGCAACACGCCATCGGACTGGCTCAGAATGGCCGTGCTCGACTGGGTGCCTTCGGCCACCAGCAGGTTGCCACGGAAGGTGGGGTTGCGCTCAGACAAGCGGTGTTCGGGTTTCACATCGGCAATCAGGCCACCGCCCTGATAGGGCGTCTTGCCGCCGAGCAGCATCTGGGCGCGCACGATGAGGTCACCATCGAGCAGACCGCCGAGACAGACCAACACGATGGCGCTGTGCGCTGCGATGTATCCGATCTTGTTGGCCGCGCCGGCCTTGGCCGCCACCATCCAGCCCGATCCAGGGCCCGCAGCGGTGTCACGCTGCTGCAGGCGCACTTTCCAGCCACCCCCCACCAGTAGCGCACCGATGCGCCGCGCCTCGGTCTCGGCGGACTCCGGCAGATTGGCCTGCGCCTTGTGATGAAAGGCCCTCAGGCTCTGTTCGCGGATGTTTTCCTTGTACGACTTGAGATCGACCAGGATTTTGGGCGTGTTGCGGGCGATGCACAGCGAGGTGCTGGTCACCAAAAAAGCCAGGATAAGCAGGAACCACCACGCGCTATATACCGCGTTGAGGTGGATGGCGCCAAAAACCTCGGCCCAAAATGGCCCGAACTGGTTGACGTAGTTGACCGCCGGTTCGTGTTGCTTGAGCACTGTGCCGATCACCGAGGCGATGCAGATCACCGTCAGCAGTGAAATGGCGAATCGCATCGAAGACAGCAATTCAACCGTGGCGCGCACGGGCTGCGAGCCAGACTGGATGCGAAGGCCCTGGGTGTTGTCGGACATGAGGAAAAAGGTGGTGGGCGCGAAAGAAAAAGGGCGGGACCATCTGTACGATGGACCCGCCCTTTTTTGGGGATTGTTATTGGCGGTTGGTTCCGTACCACCCGGACAACCGGGTGACGGGTTTGACAAAGATCAACGAAGCCCGGCGATGTAATCGGCGACGGCCTTGATTTCCTTGTCGTTGAGCTTGGCGGCCACCTGGGTCATCTGGATGCTGTTGGCGCGTGTGCCGTCGCGGAAGGTGTTGAGCTGCGCCACGGTGTAGTCGGCGTGCTGGCCCGACAGACGCGGGTATTGCGCCGGAATGCCAGCGCCGTTGGGGCTGTGGCAACCTGCGCAGGCTGCGATCTGGCGATCGGCAATGCCACCGCGATAGATGCGCTCACCCATGGCCACCAGATCCTTGTCCTTGGCAAACCCGGCCTTGGCAGGCTTGGAGGTCAGCCAATACGCCACATTGCGCATGTCGTCATCCGACAAGGCACTGGCGAACCCCTTCATGATGGCGTTGTTGCGCTTGCCGGATTTGAACTCCTGCAACTGCTTGACGAGGTACTCGGGATGCTGCTGCGCCAGCTTGGGGTTGGCAGCGATGGATGAATTGCCGTCTGCGTTGTGGCAGGCCGCACACACCGCAGTGAAGGTGGCCTCGCCTTTGACGAGGTCCGGCTTGGCCGCTTTGGGGGCATCGCCCGCCGCAAAGGCCGAGAAAACAGGTGCTGCCAGAGCGGCAGCCGTCAGCAAATAGGCGAGCAACTTCATATCGAGGGTGTGTATTTATGTCCGCAAAACCTCGCGATTCTACAATGAGGCTCCATCGCATCCCAATTTCTCATGACGACCTCCACTATC
It contains:
- a CDS encoding c-type cytochrome, which translates into the protein MKLLAYLLTAAALAAPVFSAFAAGDAPKAAKPDLVKGEATFTAVCAACHNADGNSSIAANPKLAQQHPEYLVKQLQEFKSGKRNNAIMKGFASALSDDDMRNVAYWLTSKPAKAGFAKDKDLVAMGERIYRGGIADRQIAACAGCHSPNGAGIPAQYPRLSGQHADYTVAQLNTFRDGTRANSIQMTQVAAKLNDKEIKAVADYIAGLR
- a CDS encoding cytochrome c biogenesis protein ResB, which codes for MSDNTQGLRIQSGSQPVRATVELLSSMRFAISLLTVICIASVIGTVLKQHEPAVNYVNQFGPFWAEVFGAIHLNAVYSAWWFLLILAFLVTSTSLCIARNTPKILVDLKSYKENIREQSLRAFHHKAQANLPESAETEARRIGALLVGGGWKVRLQQRDTAAGPGSGWMVAAKAGAANKIGYIAAHSAIVLVCLGGLLDGDLIVRAQMLLGGKTPYQGGGLIADVKPEHRLSERNPTFRGNLLVAEGTQSSTAILSQSDGVLLQDLPFAIELKKFIVEYYSTGMPKLFASEIIIHDKVTGEKMPARVEVNHPASYKGVEIYQSSFDDGGSQLKLHAIPMVPGAKGFDVEGVVGNSTQLTNKGGGPGSETLTLEFTALRTINVENFGDTGPAAGGVDVRKVDLRDSVESRLGAANKTTTKKELRNVGPSVSYKLRDQAGQAREFHNYMLPVDTGDGVPVFLLGVRESPAEPFRYLRVPADDKGSMDGFMRMKAALADPEARDEAVRRYVAQAIDTSRTELAVQLQQSASRALALFAGHGLVDGKPTGGLQAVSDFMEANVPEAERARAGEVLVRILNGALFEVAQLSRQRAGLPPLAQSAQTQSFMTQSVLSLSDAQIYPAPLAFELKDFTQVQASVFQVARAPGKNIVYLGCALLILGVFAMLYVRERRIWVWVAPKDGQTHATMALSTNRKTMDGDQEFVKLAQKLIGASPREGSA